A window of the Procambarus clarkii isolate CNS0578487 chromosome 19, FALCON_Pclarkii_2.0, whole genome shotgun sequence genome harbors these coding sequences:
- the LOC123757548 gene encoding paired box protein Pax-1 isoform X1, translating into MGPIKSEKSMDMLPTLPYPDPALAAMDPQIQQYGEVNQLGGVFVNGRPLPNHIRMRIIELAQLGIRPCDISRQLRVSHGCVSKILARYNETGSILPGAIGGSKPRVTTPKVVSYIKDLKQKDPGIFAWEIRERLLKDGVCDKYNVPSVSSISRILRNKIGSLHHLGGQSHYEVKHPASSLYNTLYPAAAAYSAAAAAYSSMPAAMQQVSQAAAPVGPASSVSSAGKASSTPSPPMGGATCSMGGMRPHWPSSHTVSDLLGHVNMAGLPRHPHMQDANNYNYYMYLQSCGPQTNTLPHNPLPNHLSSSLANGFSSPLGNPLSNGLTNGLQNSFGNPLTSMMGGSGLTPQTATL; encoded by the exons ACCCACAGATACAGCAGTACGGGGAGGTCAACCAGCTAGGCGGAGTCTTCGTCAACGGCCGGCCACTGCCCAACCACATCCGCATGCGCATCATCGAGCTGGCTCAGCTGGGCATCCGACCGTGTGACATCTCCCGCCAACTGAGAGTCTCCCACGGCTGCGTCTCCAAGATCCTCGCCAG GTACAACGAGACGGGTTCCATCCTCCCGGGAGCCATCGGGGGTTCGAAGCCCCGGGTGACGACGCCGAAGGTGGTGAGCTACATCAAGGACCTCAAGCAGAAAGACCCGGGAATCTTCGCCTGGGAGATCAGAGAGCGGCTCCTCAAGGATGGTGTTTGTGACAAGTACAACGTTCCCAGCGTCTCCTCTATATCCAG GATTCTGCGCAACAAGATTGGATCGTTGCATCACCTTGGAGGTCAGAGCCACTACGAGGTCAAGCACCCGGCCTCCTCGCTCTACAACACACTGTATCCGGCCGCCGCAGCTTACTCAGCCGCTGCCGCAGCTTACTCCTCGATGCCTGCGGCGATGCAGCAGGTGTCGCAAGCAGCCGCGCCTGTGGGCCCCGCCTCGAGTGTGTCGTCGGCGGGTAAAGCCTCCAGCACGCCGTCGCCGCCGATGGGAGGGGCGACGTGCAGCATGGGGGGGATGCGGCCCCACTGGCCTTCCTCCCACACAGTGTCCGACCTGCTCGGACACGTCAACATGGCCGGCCTGCCTAGGCACCCCCACATGCAGGACGCCAACAATTACAACTACTACATGTACCTGCAGTCGTGCGGGCCCCAGaccaacaccctcccccacaaccccctccctaatcacctctcctcctccctcgctAATGGCTTCTCCAGTCCCCTCGGCAACCCGCTCTCCAATGGCCTTACCAACGGGTTACAGAACAGCTTTGGCAATCCCCTGACTTCCATGATGGGCGGCTCGGGGCTCACACCTCAAACAGCAACACTTTAA
- the LOC123757548 gene encoding paired box protein Pax-1 isoform X2 — protein sequence MRIIELAQLGIRPCDISRQLRVSHGCVSKILARYNETGSILPGAIGGSKPRVTTPKVVSYIKDLKQKDPGIFAWEIRERLLKDGVCDKYNVPSVSSISRILRNKIGSLHHLGGQSHYEVKHPASSLYNTLYPAAAAYSAAAAAYSSMPAAMQQVSQAAAPVGPASSVSSAGKASSTPSPPMGGATCSMGGMRPHWPSSHTVSDLLGHVNMAGLPRHPHMQDANNYNYYMYLQSCGPQTNTLPHNPLPNHLSSSLANGFSSPLGNPLSNGLTNGLQNSFGNPLTSMMGGSGLTPQTATL from the exons ATGCGCATCATCGAGCTGGCTCAGCTGGGCATCCGACCGTGTGACATCTCCCGCCAACTGAGAGTCTCCCACGGCTGCGTCTCCAAGATCCTCGCCAG GTACAACGAGACGGGTTCCATCCTCCCGGGAGCCATCGGGGGTTCGAAGCCCCGGGTGACGACGCCGAAGGTGGTGAGCTACATCAAGGACCTCAAGCAGAAAGACCCGGGAATCTTCGCCTGGGAGATCAGAGAGCGGCTCCTCAAGGATGGTGTTTGTGACAAGTACAACGTTCCCAGCGTCTCCTCTATATCCAG GATTCTGCGCAACAAGATTGGATCGTTGCATCACCTTGGAGGTCAGAGCCACTACGAGGTCAAGCACCCGGCCTCCTCGCTCTACAACACACTGTATCCGGCCGCCGCAGCTTACTCAGCCGCTGCCGCAGCTTACTCCTCGATGCCTGCGGCGATGCAGCAGGTGTCGCAAGCAGCCGCGCCTGTGGGCCCCGCCTCGAGTGTGTCGTCGGCGGGTAAAGCCTCCAGCACGCCGTCGCCGCCGATGGGAGGGGCGACGTGCAGCATGGGGGGGATGCGGCCCCACTGGCCTTCCTCCCACACAGTGTCCGACCTGCTCGGACACGTCAACATGGCCGGCCTGCCTAGGCACCCCCACATGCAGGACGCCAACAATTACAACTACTACATGTACCTGCAGTCGTGCGGGCCCCAGaccaacaccctcccccacaaccccctccctaatcacctctcctcctccctcgctAATGGCTTCTCCAGTCCCCTCGGCAACCCGCTCTCCAATGGCCTTACCAACGGGTTACAGAACAGCTTTGGCAATCCCCTGACTTCCATGATGGGCGGCTCGGGGCTCACACCTCAAACAGCAACACTTTAA